The stretch of DNA CAGTAGCTGCTTTAGTTACGTTAGTTGCCGTATCACCTTTAACAGCTGGCTCAGAGTAAGTGATTTCCAATGTAACGTGACTTGGCATGGTAGCCATAATTGGCTCATCATTTTCAATTGCCACCGTTACCTGCATTCCTTCTGCTAAGAAGCGAACAGCATCACCGAACATAGCTTTTGGTACGTAAATCTGATCGTAAGTATTGTTATCCATTACCACCAGGTTTTCACCGTCTTCGTATAAGTATTGATAGTTTTGAGTTTCAACGCGAGCAATCGTAACCTCTTCATCTGTACGGAAACGGTACTCAACCAATTTATTGGTTTTTACGTTACGCATACTTGCCTGATAAAATGCGCGAAGGTTGCCCGGAGTACGGTGAATAAATTCTTCTACTAATACTAATTCGTTGTTAAAACGAAGAATATTACCGGTTTTTACGTCTGAAGCCTTAGCCATAAAAAATATTAATGTTTGAAATTGAGGTGCAAAGATAATAAAAAAGTTTTTCAGTCACTATGTTTGGTTATTGTATGAAATTGGCCTTGAAGTTGATTTGGTGATGTTAACCATTTATAAATTTTGTTAAATAGCCATCAGCAGTCTAGAGGTTTTGGGTGTTCTTCAATAAAAGTTGCTTTAGACTAGGAGTAAATTGTGAATTGAAATTTACCGCTGGGTCTTATAGTTAATTTTGAAGTGAAAGCAGTCGATTCATTCAACTTAAAATTATTTTTACATCGCTAAACGCTTATGGATAATTTAATGATAGTACCTTGCAAAGAATGTTACTCTAATACACTACCAACAACAAGGCAAACCAATGAATGATAACGAGACAACAAGACTCTCAAGATTAACGGCCATACTGATACAACTGCAAACCAAACAACTTATCACTGCGACAATGCTCGCTGATAAATTTAGTGTTAGTGTTAGGACAATCTACCGTGACATTAGAGCTTTGGAACAATCAGGCGTACCCATTTTGACAGAAGAAGGGAAAGGTTATTCATTAATGGAAGGTTACCGAATCCCTCCAGTTACTTTTACTGAAAGTGAGGCAAATGCATTAATTACGGCAGAGCAATTTGTGTTGAGAAATAAGGATGCCTCGTTTGTTAAAGAATTCACTGGAGCCATAAGTAAGATAAAATCGGTATTGCGACAAACTACAAAGGAGAATGCAAACCTACTTTCAGATCGGATTGCTGTTAGTCAAAATAGCGGACTTGACAGAACCAGTAATTACCTGGTGAGTTTGCAGTTAGCCCTAACCAACTTTAATCTGGCTGTAATCGATTATCAAAAGCCGGATACCACTGAAGTAAGTAAAAGAGTTGTTGAACCGTTTGCCTTATTAAGCACCCAAGAAAATTGGCTATTAGTCGCTTGGTGTCGTTTGCGCAAAGAGTTCAGAATTTTTCGCCTCGACAGAATTACAAGTTTACTTATCCAAAACGAAAAGTTTGAACCGCATAAAATTACCTTACAAGATTTTTTTGCACTTTCTCAAAAATAAAATTTACCCCTGACATAAGGCTGTCATATCCCTGTTCTACTTTTGTTAAACAAATAATATAAAGCAAAATCAACATGGAAAACACACACGTATTAAGAGGTTTAGCAACAATTAATTTTTATGCAACTGATCATGCTGCAGCAAAAAAATGGTATAGCGAATTCTTAGGTGTTGAGCCTTATTTTAACGTTCCGGGTTATACAGAGTTTCGTATTGGCGACTATCAACATGAATTAGGAATAATAGATAGCAGTTATGCTCCGGAGGGATACTCGACCAAACCATCGGGTGCTATTGCACATTGGCATGTTGACGATTTAACAACAACCCTCACCCAACTGATTGCAATGGGAGCAAAGGAATATCTGCCAATTACAGACCATAGTCAGGGAAAAGGAACATTTGTTACAGCATCAGTAGTTGACCCTTTTGGAAATGTTCTTGGGTTGATGACAAACGTACATTACCTTGAAATCTTAAACCAAAAGAATTCTTAAGCAATGGAAACAAAAGATGGGAAACAAGCTATTTATGCCATGTCGAGGATGGAATGGCGGAGATGGTTGGAGCAAAACAGTCAAACGGAGAGATCTGTTTGGCTGATCCTATACCACAAAAAAAGTACAGTCCAAAGTGTTAATGTTAATGATGCTACTGAAGAAGCATTATGCTTTGGCTGGATCGATAGCCTATGCAAAAAACGGGATGCTGAAAGTTACTATCTGACCTTTTCTCCACGTAATCCCAAAAGAAGCAAATGGAGTAAACCCAATATAGAACGAGCGGAAAAAATGATAGAACAAGGCCTTATGACTATACAAGGACAACGGCTCATTGACGTTGCTAAAAGCACAGGAAAATGGGAATTGGTACTATAGCGGTAACGATATCTGAGTAAATAGTAAAGAAAATAAGGAAGTCGAGATATTAGGGAATAACAGTAGCCTTACTTAAAAGCAAATCTATTTAATTGATTTTAACTTACAGACATTAGCCTATCTGCTTGCGAATTAAAGTATAAAGCCTCTGTCGTATACATAACAAAGCTAATAACCCAATGAAAGCATTTTTTAAAGAGTTATTTGAATATAATTTCAACTTCAACCAGAAAACGCTGACTATTTTAACTGAAAACCAAGGTTTGGTTTCTGATAAGTTAATAAAACTACATAGTCATGTCGCAAATTCTCACGGTATATGGAATAGTAAAATCAGACCGTCAAATAGAAGTTATAAACCATGGGACATCTACAGCGTGCCAGAATTGATTGAACTTAATCTGGATAATTTTAATACTTCAATGGCTATAATTGATGAATTCGATTTGGACTTACCGATCAATTACTCATTAAGCACTGGCAAAATGTTCACACATAGTATCCGTGATATTTTATTTCAGATAATCAATCATTCAACTTATCATAGAGGGCAAATTGCCACAGAATTCAGACAATGTAATATGGAACCTATATTAACCGATTGGATAGTTTATAAAATGAGCTAAATTCCAAAACTGTAGCATTTATTTAATGAAAAACGTATGGTTAATAAGCATCTGCTATAGTTCTGAATTGTAGTTATTTGAATGCTGCTCTGCAAGAACTTATTACTATTCGTTAACAATAAATCTAAAGTAAGAAATGAAAACAATCAGGTTCTTTATCCTTATTCTCCTGATCGGATTATTTGCATGCGATAAAAGCGATAACAACAAAACAACACTTCTTAAGAATTATAATGAGAGTTATGTAAAATGGACCAAACTCAAAGCCCAAAACGGAAATTCTTATACTTACCAAACGACGTTTGGCTCCTGGACCGGAGGTGGTAGCACTACTGAATTAAAAATTGAAAATGGTAAAGTAACAGGTAGGAACTATCATCGGTTTATCCTCAACGGCTCCAATGGAAAAAAAGATACTGTGGCTTCATATGTTGAAACGGTTGGCGACCTTGGTAGTCATGAAAGTGGCGCAAAACTTTTAACTATCGATGAACTATATCGCTCTTGTATTGGCGAATATTTAGTGGTGGATGAGGACAATAATCAGCTGTTCTTCGAAAGTAATACAGAGGGTGTAATGTACTTATGTGGATTTGTACCGGATGGCTGCGTTGATGACTGTTTTAATGGAATAACAATCGAGAACCTTAAGTGGATTAAGTAATTGCTAATGGTTTTTTGCGGAAAATCGATTATTTATAATCGACCACATTTAGTCTTTCCTCACAAAACTCATATTCGTGAAGTTGGTTAGAGCAAATGATTGTTAAACGATCTTTGGAGAATTGTTGGATAAGATCAAGATACCACTCACTTCCTTGCGTATCCAGATTGGCTGTTGGTTCATCCAATAATAATAATGGGGTATCAGAGCAAAAAGCCAAAGCAAGTTTAACACGTTGTTTCATCCCAGATGAATAGTTTTTGATCTGGCGATGCAGGTATTTCTCAAAACCTAATAACTCAACTACCTTTTGTTTATTAAATCCCGGAAGTAGTTTCTTGAATTTGAAGTGAAAATCGATGGTTTCGTCAAGAGAGAAATCTTGAACCAGTTCAAGGTATGGAGAGGCAAAACTCAAATGCTGAAATATCTCTTCTGCCGGAATATTCTTGCCTTTATTAGAATGATTAATTGAGCCTTCAGAAGGACTAAGGCTTCCTGCGATTACTTGTACAAGGGTAGATTTGCCTGAACCGTTTGGTCCGAGAATGGCGTAAGAGTGACCTTGTTCAAAGTCAAAGTCGATTCCGCGAAAAATCCAATCACGGTTAAATCTACGTCCAATGTTTTGCAGGCTTATTCTCATAGCTATAAAAAAGACAGAGATATGAGATCAAAGCTGTTATTTCTCAAATCTCATATCTCATGCCTCAAATCTAATTGCTTGAAAAGCCTTTCATAATTCCGCGGTTTGAGTTGCGAATGAAATTCACAATTTCATCACGCTCTTCAGTAGGGGCAATTTCTGCATCAATAATATCCAGTGCTTTCGTCGTATTATAGTTCTTCATGAACAGGATACGATAAACTTCCTGAATCTGGTTGATCTGTGCAGAATCAAATCCGCGACGACGCAAGCCAACAGAATTAATACCTACATAAGAAAGAGGTTCGCGCCCGGCTTTCGTATAAGGAGGAATATCTTTTTTAACTAATGAACCGCCTGAAACCATAACGTGAGCTCCGATTGATACAAACTGGTGAACGGCAGAAGTTCCACCTATAATTGCCCAGTCATCAACGGTTACGTGTCCGGCAAGTTGAACTGCGTTAGCCAGAATACAATTGTCGCCAATGATACAATCATGAGCAACGTGTGTATAAGCCATCAATAAACAGTTTTTGCCTATTCTTGTTTCCTTACGGTCATTTGTACCGCGATTTACAGTTACACATTCACGAATAGTAGTTCCATCCCCAATTACAGCAGTAGTGTACTCACCGCCAAACTTAAGATCTTGAGGAACTGCGGAGATAACTGCACCAGGGAAAATACGGCAGTTTTTTCCAATGCGGGCACCATCCATTATGGTAACATTTGATCCAATCCAGGTACCTTCGCCAATCTCCACATCTTTGTGGATAGTTACAAATGGCTCGATCACTACATTTTCTGCAATCTTAGCCTGTGGGTGTATGTATGCTAATGGTTGAATCATACGTTTGGTTTTCTTACAATTTGAGCCATCATTTCGGCTTCGGTAACAACTTTGTCGCCAACAATTACTAAACCTCTCATTTGACAGATACCGCGACGAATTGGGGTCATCAAATCACAGCGAAGTACTAACGTATCACCCGGAAGAACTTTATCTTTAAAGCGAACGTTTTCTATCTTAAGGAAATAGGTAAGATAATTTTGAGGATCAGGAACGGTATTTAATACTAAAATTCCGCCATTTTGAGCTAATGCTTCAATCTGTAACACCCCTGGCATTACCGGGCTACCTGGGAAATGACCTACGAAGAATGGCTCATTCATCGTTACATTTTTTACCCCAACTACATGGTTCTGACTTAATTCAAGAATTTTGTCAACCAATAAGAATGGAGGACGATGTGGTAAGCGGGCCATAATCTCGGTAACATCATATACCGGCTTTGCATTTGTATCGTAAAGAGGGATTCCTTTACCTCTGCGCTCTTTCTTAATTAATGCTTTAATTTTCTTAGCGAATGCCACGTTTGCAGCATGACCTGGACGAGCCGCCATGATGTGTGCCTTTAATGGCATACCTGCTAAGGCAAGATCACCGATTACATCCAATAGTTTGTGACGAGCAGGTTCGTTCTGATGACGCAAAGAAATGTTATTTAAAATACCTTCTTTGGCTACAGAAAGTTTCTCACGATTGAAAACGTGAGCCAAATGAGATAATTCAGCATCATTAACCTCTCGGTCGACAATTACAATTGCATTATTAAGATCTCCGCCTTTGATTAGGCCATGTTTTAATAATGCCTCTAATTCGTGTAAGAAAACGAAAGTTCTGCACGATGCAATTTCACTTCTAAAATCAGAGATATGAGTGATATTGGCATGTTGAGTACCTAAAACAGGTGAGTTATAGTCAACCATAACAGTTAAACGATAATCATCTGCAGGCATTGCAATCATTTCAACCTTACGGTCAGATTCAGAATAATGGATATTTTGATTGATCGAGAAGTATTCACGATCAGACTTTTGGTCTTCAAAGCCAACTTTTTCCAATGCTTCGATGAACTGTATTGAACTTCCGTCCATAATAGGCGCTTCAGGTCCGTCCAGTTCGATTAAAACGTTATCAACTTCTGATCCTACTAAAGCCGCTAAAACGTGCTCAATAGTACTAACGCGACCTCCGTTTTGTTCAATGGTGGTTCCGCGAGAAGTATCAACAACATTGTCTACATCTGCATCAATAATAGGATTACCAGGCAGGTCGATTCGTTGAAATTTGTAGCCATGGTTATCAGGTGCGGGCTTAAAAGTCATGGTAACACTTGCACCAGTGTGTAGCCCTACCCCTGAAACAGTTACAGGAGCCTTAAGGGTTCTTTGCTTAACGTTCATTCAGAGTAATTTTATTCGGCTGTTGCCATAAATAATATAAATATGGCCTTTATGTTAAGACAGCGTCTTGTTAATCAGCCTGCAAAATTACTAAAAACTGGCTTTTTAGCAGCCTAATTTGAAATTTTTAGAAAATAAGGGATATACTATTTTAGGTTTTGGTATAAAAACAGCCTATTTGCCTTCTTTTAATTCCTTTATTGTTTTCTCGAGCTCATGAATTTTACGCTCAAGTTCAGGAAGGTGAGATAAACTATTGATTGTTTTTAATGAACTTAAATAGGGAACTATTGGAGAACCGTTCCATTTTTTGTTTTCTTCTGTGATACTTTTGTGTATGCCAGACTGAGCTCCGAACTGCGAGCCTTTGGCAATGTTGATATGTCCTACAATACCTACCTGTCCTCCGATAATACAGTTTTCGCCGATTTTGGTACTTCCCGAAACACCTGCCTGAGCAGCCATTACTGTGTTTTGACCAATCTCAACGTTATGTGCTACCTGAATAAGGTTATCGAGCTTAACACCCTTACCAATAACAGTTGAACCCATGGTTGCACGGTCAATTGTAGTGTTTGCGCCGATCTCAACATCATCCTCAATTACTACATTCCCAATCTGAGCAACTTTTGAATAACTTCCGTCTGCCTGAGGGGCAAAACCAAAGCCATCACTTCCAACCACTGTTCCTGAATGGATAACTACATTTTTGCCTAATACACAATCAGAATAGATTTTTACACCTGCATAGATCACTGAATTGTCGCCAACTGTTACATTGTCGCCAATGAAAGCCTGCGGATAGATCTTTACATTCTTACCGATTTTGGCATTGTTACCAATATAAGCAAATGCGCCAAGGTATAAATTATCTCCTACGGTAGCCGATTGACTGATGTAAGAAGGCTGTTCGATACCTGATTTATTTTGCTTGATGGTATTATATTTTTCCAACAAAACTGAAAATGCAGAATAGGCATCGTCAACACGAATTAGCGTGCATTTTACTTCAGCAGTAAGCGCTAAATCTTTATTGACAATTACGATTGACGATTCAGTTGTGTATAGATGTGGCAAATATTTAGGATTTGCTAAAAAAGATAAAGAACCAGGGGTTCCTTCTTCAATTTTAGCAAGTTCTGAAACTGCAATATCCGGATTGCCTTCAACAACCCCATTTAATAATAAACTTAATTCCGCTGCGGTAAACCGGATCATGTAACGCTGTTCTCTAAATTTAAAAATTTTACAAAGGTGAATAAAAATACACCATATTAACAAATGTATCTTTTAGATTAAATTAAATTAAAATCAGGAGTTAATCTAAATAGCTGATACCATGCTACAATAATATTGACAGTATGCCGTTATGTATTATTTGTTTTTATGAGATGCTAAACAATTTTAAAGTTTAACACTGCATAAATAATACTTTTCGACAGTTTTGGCCAGCGCTTCAATATTAAAGTTGTCGGAAGCTTCGGTAATATCCACTACAGAGCCATCTTTTCTTAAAATTTCTATTGTATCAACTTTTTTATAAGCACTATTAGAAATGGTGTCAGTAAATACAAAGTAATGCATGTCTTTTTCCTCAAGATCAAAGCGTTCCTTTATCTGTCGTTTAACTTCTTCCACTTTAATCTTTCCTATTGGTTCTTTTTGGATCTCGACTCTATATAATTTACGATTTATAAACGACTGACATAGGTAAGATAAAATTTTGTCTTCGTGGTCGGCCCATATTTTAATACAGGCATTGATATCATGATCGTCTAACTTTACAAATTCCTTCAGGTATTTTTCATCCGATACAAAACGGTTTTGCGTTATTCTGTTATAAAGGAAAACTTTGAAAGGAGGGGTGGTAAATAATTCAACTCCTTGTAACGCTAGTTCTTTTGCTCTTCTCAGAATTTTGGTGAGCATGGTTTCTGCAGCAATTACCGTTTTATGTAAATACACCTGCCAATACATTAATCGGCGTGCTATTAAAAACTTTTCTACAGAATAGATGCCTTTTTCTTCAACAACTATACGATCATTAACAACATTCAGCATTTTAATAATGCGGTCGAAGCTAATTACCCCTTCTGAAACACCTGTGAAAAAACTGTCGCGATTCAGGTAATCCATCCGATCAAGGTCGAGCTGACTGGAAACAAGCTGATGCAAGAATTTTTTGTGGTACCGGTCGTTAAAAATTTCAATCGCTAAACTTAAACGGCCGTTAAACTCTTCATTCAACTTGTCCATTATAAGCGCCGAAATAGTTTCGTGGTGTACATTTTCAATGATGCAATTTTCCAATGCATGAGAAAAAGGCCCATGTCCAATATCGTGCAATAAAATTGCGGCTGTCACTGCTTCTGCCTCTTCGTCAGTAATATCATGCCCTTTAGATCGGAGGGTTTCCAATGCAAGGCACATTAAGTGCGTGGCACCCAGTGCATGATGGAAACGAGTATGCATGGCTCCCGGATAAACGAAATGAGTCATGGCACACTGCTTGATATTACGTAAGCGCTGAAAATAGGGGTGTGACAATAAATCGAAGATGATTTCGTATTGTATATTAATAAACCCATACACCGGGTCGTTAACAATTTTCTTCTTATTGAGCATATCTACATTAAGGCTACAAATTTGGTAAATTTACAGGTGAAAACGCATACGCCTTTTCATTGTTTAATTTATAGCTCCTTTTTAATTAATAATAACGCTAACAACACACAATATGCAGGAACCAACTATTCTTTGGGCTGATGACGAAATTGATTTATTAAAGCCACATATTCTTTTTTTAAAAGATAAAGGTTATTCTGTAAAAACAGTTACGAACGGAAGTGATGCTTTAGATGCATTTAAATCTGAGCATTTCGATCTAATTTTCCTAGATGAAAATATGCCCGGCCTAACCGGCCTTGAAACGCTTACTGAAATAAAAAATATAAATACCGATGTTCCCGTTGTTCTTATCACTAAAAGTGAAGAAGAATACCTTATGGAGGATGCTATCGGTGCTAAAATAGCGGATTATCTGATAAAACCGGTTAATCCTAAGCAGATTTTGCTTACAATAAAGAAAATACTAGATAATAAACGCTTGGTTGGAGCAAAAACAGCCTCAGCTTATCAACAAGATTTCCGTAATCTGTTAATGACCCTAAATGATAATCTCAACT from Solitalea canadensis DSM 3403 encodes:
- the lpxD gene encoding UDP-3-O-(3-hydroxymyristoyl)glucosamine N-acyltransferase produces the protein MRFTAAELSLLLNGVVEGNPDIAVSELAKIEEGTPGSLSFLANPKYLPHLYTTESSIVIVNKDLALTAEVKCTLIRVDDAYSAFSVLLEKYNTIKQNKSGIEQPSYISQSATVGDNLYLGAFAYIGNNAKIGKNVKIYPQAFIGDNVTVGDNSVIYAGVKIYSDCVLGKNVVIHSGTVVGSDGFGFAPQADGSYSKVAQIGNVVIEDDVEIGANTTIDRATMGSTVIGKGVKLDNLIQVAHNVEIGQNTVMAAQAGVSGSTKIGENCIIGGQVGIVGHINIAKGSQFGAQSGIHKSITEENKKWNGSPIVPYLSSLKTINSLSHLPELERKIHELEKTIKELKEGK
- a CDS encoding HD domain-containing protein produces the protein MLNKKKIVNDPVYGFINIQYEIIFDLLSHPYFQRLRNIKQCAMTHFVYPGAMHTRFHHALGATHLMCLALETLRSKGHDITDEEAEAVTAAILLHDIGHGPFSHALENCIIENVHHETISALIMDKLNEEFNGRLSLAIEIFNDRYHKKFLHQLVSSQLDLDRMDYLNRDSFFTGVSEGVISFDRIIKMLNVVNDRIVVEEKGIYSVEKFLIARRLMYWQVYLHKTVIAAETMLTKILRRAKELALQGVELFTTPPFKVFLYNRITQNRFVSDEKYLKEFVKLDDHDINACIKIWADHEDKILSYLCQSFINRKLYRVEIQKEPIGKIKVEEVKRQIKERFDLEEKDMHYFVFTDTISNSAYKKVDTIEILRKDGSVVDITEASDNFNIEALAKTVEKYYLCSVKL
- a CDS encoding ABC transporter ATP-binding protein is translated as MRISLQNIGRRFNRDWIFRGIDFDFEQGHSYAILGPNGSGKSTLVQVIAGSLSPSEGSINHSNKGKNIPAEEIFQHLSFASPYLELVQDFSLDETIDFHFKFKKLLPGFNKQKVVELLGFEKYLHRQIKNYSSGMKQRVKLALAFCSDTPLLLLDEPTANLDTQGSEWYLDLIQQFSKDRLTIICSNQLHEYEFCEERLNVVDYK
- the lpxA gene encoding acyl-ACP--UDP-N-acetylglucosamine O-acyltransferase; the encoded protein is MIQPLAYIHPQAKIAENVVIEPFVTIHKDVEIGEGTWIGSNVTIMDGARIGKNCRIFPGAVISAVPQDLKFGGEYTTAVIGDGTTIRECVTVNRGTNDRKETRIGKNCLLMAYTHVAHDCIIGDNCILANAVQLAGHVTVDDWAIIGGTSAVHQFVSIGAHVMVSGGSLVKKDIPPYTKAGREPLSYVGINSVGLRRRGFDSAQINQIQEVYRILFMKNYNTTKALDIIDAEIAPTEERDEIVNFIRNSNRGIMKGFSSN
- the efp gene encoding elongation factor P — translated: MAKASDVKTGNILRFNNELVLVEEFIHRTPGNLRAFYQASMRNVKTNKLVEYRFRTDEEVTIARVETQNYQYLYEDGENLVVMDNNTYDQIYVPKAMFGDAVRFLAEGMQVTVAIENDEPIMATMPSHVTLEITYSEPAVKGDTATNVTKAATVSTGAEIRVPLFINEGDKVRIDTRTGDYIERVKE
- a CDS encoding bifunctional UDP-3-O-[3-hydroxymyristoyl] N-acetylglucosamine deacetylase/3-hydroxyacyl-ACP dehydratase; protein product: MNVKQRTLKAPVTVSGVGLHTGASVTMTFKPAPDNHGYKFQRIDLPGNPIIDADVDNVVDTSRGTTIEQNGGRVSTIEHVLAALVGSEVDNVLIELDGPEAPIMDGSSIQFIEALEKVGFEDQKSDREYFSINQNIHYSESDRKVEMIAMPADDYRLTVMVDYNSPVLGTQHANITHISDFRSEIASCRTFVFLHELEALLKHGLIKGGDLNNAIVIVDREVNDAELSHLAHVFNREKLSVAKEGILNNISLRHQNEPARHKLLDVIGDLALAGMPLKAHIMAARPGHAANVAFAKKIKALIKKERRGKGIPLYDTNAKPVYDVTEIMARLPHRPPFLLVDKILELSQNHVVGVKNVTMNEPFFVGHFPGSPVMPGVLQIEALAQNGGILVLNTVPDPQNYLTYFLKIENVRFKDKVLPGDTLVLRCDLMTPIRRGICQMRGLVIVGDKVVTEAEMMAQIVRKPNV
- a CDS encoding helix-turn-helix transcriptional regulator, with translation MNDNETTRLSRLTAILIQLQTKQLITATMLADKFSVSVRTIYRDIRALEQSGVPILTEEGKGYSLMEGYRIPPVTFTESEANALITAEQFVLRNKDASFVKEFTGAISKIKSVLRQTTKENANLLSDRIAVSQNSGLDRTSNYLVSLQLALTNFNLAVIDYQKPDTTEVSKRVVEPFALLSTQENWLLVAWCRLRKEFRIFRLDRITSLLIQNEKFEPHKITLQDFFALSQK
- a CDS encoding VOC family protein, whose amino-acid sequence is MENTHVLRGLATINFYATDHAAAKKWYSEFLGVEPYFNVPGYTEFRIGDYQHELGIIDSSYAPEGYSTKPSGAIAHWHVDDLTTTLTQLIAMGAKEYLPITDHSQGKGTFVTASVVDPFGNVLGLMTNVHYLEILNQKNS
- a CDS encoding YdeI/OmpD-associated family protein encodes the protein METKDGKQAIYAMSRMEWRRWLEQNSQTERSVWLILYHKKSTVQSVNVNDATEEALCFGWIDSLCKKRDAESYYLTFSPRNPKRSKWSKPNIERAEKMIEQGLMTIQGQRLIDVAKSTGKWELVL
- a CDS encoding DinB family protein — encoded protein: MKAFFKELFEYNFNFNQKTLTILTENQGLVSDKLIKLHSHVANSHGIWNSKIRPSNRSYKPWDIYSVPELIELNLDNFNTSMAIIDEFDLDLPINYSLSTGKMFTHSIRDILFQIINHSTYHRGQIATEFRQCNMEPILTDWIVYKMS